Below is a window of Lytechinus variegatus isolate NC3 chromosome 4, Lvar_3.0, whole genome shotgun sequence DNA.
atatattttccaagtctttcttatcatatattacgtaatgccgtacccaaaataactttcagcatgatcatggaaggtccatggtagtaccatagctctatgcacactttgtacacgcagtacacacacacacaccacacgtTCGGCTACAACATGCAGCGGAGTATCGCGGCACAAAGGCTAAACGCAGAGACTAACCTCctcttacgagaacttttgcttgcattttttcagcataaaataatgtgtcttctttcttcaatagCGTCTAAGCACAACAGTGgcgaattctattttttggaatatagatgagaaatttagttttctttaacatatttgaaaataaaaatccgccaccgtggtgctttttttatatgaattttttagtgAGGGTATGTCAAAAAaacccattcactttgtacaggaaAGCTATTCGGTGAGATCCTAAAAGATTACGTCATGCGACCACAAATCCCTGCTATTCGAGATTCTGTCGCTCTCGCAAAAACGGGAGTTTCCTTGGCTGTCTAGGAAAttgttataccacaaaaagGTTCAAaacatgtggagcgttgtggcccagtggataagtcttctgactttaaaacataggttcgtgggttcgaatccaagccatggcgtaatttccttcagcaagaaatttatccacattgtgctgcattcgacccaggtgaggtgaacggGTACCctgtaggattaattccttgaatgcatgagcgctgagaggcagaaCGAACTAAAGCCGGGGgattaatattaataacaacgcgcctcggaatagaatatttctagatggcgctatatatattcttattctaataattattattaaaacatgcATAATGTTCATGTTGTTATCTACGTCATTATTAGTGtaaaaacatgcatgtaatatcgccagctacgataaaatcattataaatcaacctAAGATAATTTTCTGcacacgaaataaaacccattttgCGACACAACtcccttatttttcaaagcTCGGCCCCGAGCGTCATTTAACAACATCGGAAACTGTAGCGCGTAAATAAAACTTATCCATTTGTCTTTCCTCCAGATACTATAACGAATATGCATAAGGGAGTCCTAATAAACTTATGTTGAGCTTCGAAAAAACACTGCAGCTGAAGTCCAAAGAAAACTCTTAAACAATGCggcatgaaaaataatgtccAAGGTACATGGTGACATGCCTTCTTATATTGTCCTTGTATTAACAACACAACTCAGGTCACCTCTTCTGATCTGCTGGTTCTCATCTCGTGTAAGATTGTCTGAATGCCCTGGCGGGGGTTGTCAGCCTTCGTCTCAGCATCCTTCTCAGTGCATTCTGACCAGTCACTGGTAGACGGCATCTTCGACACCACTTTCCTAGAAGCGTATCTCAAATCAAGCGGTGACGGCGATCTCTCATCATAGTCCAGCTCCTCCTCTGGTTCAGGGGTAGAATTCCGACCATGCCGTGGAGATACTTTTGATCGGTCAGGTTGAGGTGACTTTG
It encodes the following:
- the LOC121413168 gene encoding serine/arginine repetitive matrix protein 2-like; its protein translation is MRSPRRSDSRSPRQSERASSARLSRSRSPSRRSRTSQKDMPKSSVPDFPKSPQPDRSKVSPRHGRNSTPEPEEELDYDERSPSPLDLRYASRKVVSKMPSTSDWSECTEKDAETKADNPRQGIQTILHEMRTSRSEEVT